AGACCTTCAAGATTGCCGCGATCGTCACCCTGCTCACGCTCGCGCTGGGCTATCCGGTGGCCTACGTCATGGCGACGAGTGGCCGGGCCTGGCAGCTCGTGGGCATCGCCTTCGTACTGCTGCCGTTCTGGACGTCGATTCTCGTACGCACCTATGCGTGGATGGTGATGCTCGGCCGCAACGGGGTGGTCAACCGCACGCTCATCGGCTGGGGCGTGATCGACAGCCCGCTACCGCTGCTCAACAACCTGGCCGGGGTGCTGATCGGCATGGTCCACGTGCTGCTGCCGTACATGATCCTGCCGGTGTTCAACGCGGTGAAGAACGTCGATCCGAACCTCGTGCTCGCCGCGGTGGGGCTGGGGGCTCCGCGCTGGCGCGCGTTCCTGCGCATCACGCTGCCGCTGACCATGAACGGCGTGGCGGCCGGGGTGACGCTGGTGTTCACGCTGTCTCTCGGCTTCTTCATCACCCCAGCCCTGCTCGGTGGTGGGCGGGTGGTGATGGTCGCCAACCTCATCGAGGAGCAGGTGCGCGAGCTGCTGAACTGGGCCTTTGCCGGCGCGTTGTCGGCGATCCTGCTGGCCCTCACGCTGGTGGCATTCTGGGGTATCTCGCGCATGGCGCGGACGAGGTCGGCATGAGGCGCTTGCGCCCGGGCCGGCTGCTGCTCGCCGGCGTCGCGGGCCTGGTCTATCTGTTTTTGCAGCTCCCGCTGTTGATCGTGTTCCCGATCTCGTTCAGCTCGGCGCAATACCTGCAGTTCCCCCCGCCTGGCTGGTCGCTGCAGTGGTACGAACGCTACCTGAACAGCCCGAACTGGCTGACGCCGACCTGGCTGAGCCTGGAGGTCGCGGTGGCGACGACGGTGCTGTCGCTACTGCTCGGGGTGCCGCTCGCGTTCGGTCTCACGCGGGCGCGGTTCTGGGGCCGGGACGCGATCGAGAAGCTGTCCATGGCGCCGATCGTCGTGCCCACGATCGTGCTGTCGATCGCCCTCTATGGCCTGTTCGCCAAGCTCAGGCTGATCGGCGTGTGGTACGGCATCGCGGTCGCCCACACCTTGCTCGCGCTTCCGTTCGTGGTGGCGCTGGTCGTTGCGGGCTTGCGCGACTTCGACGTGAATCAGGAGCTGGCGGCGCTCGGCCTCGGCGCGAGCCTCTGGCGCGCGGTGTGGCACGTCACCTTGCCGCAGATCCGACCGAGCCTGGTCTCCGCCGCCTTCCTGGCGTTCATCTCCTCGTTCGACGAGCTGGTGGTGGCGATGTTCCTCGGCGGAGCCAACATGACGCTGCCGAAGAAGATGTTCGACAACATCCGCATGGAGATCGATCCAACGATCGCGGCGATCTCGGCGTTGCAGATCGTCCTCGTCTCTGCGTTGCTTGCGCTGGCGGCGCGCTTCGGCAGGGGCGGAGGAATGCCGGGCCGTTGAACGAGAGGACCGCCGACCGCGAAGGGAGAACGTGATGACCAAGGGCGGTGTGTTCCATCCGGATTTCAAGGCCATGCCGTGGTGGTGGGAGGCGTGGCGGCCGCAGGCCGAGCCGCCGATCGAGCTGTCACCCGGCACCGACGTGGCGATTATCGGTGGCGGCTATGCGGGGCTGAACGCCGCCATCGAGCTGGCGCGGGCCGGGGTCGGGTGCGCGGTGATGGAGGCGAACGATTTCGGCTTCGGCGCCTCGACCCTGAGCGGCGGTGCGGTATCCGGCGGGGTGAGTCTGGGCAAGGGGCTGGGTGGCAAGCGCCGGGTCAGTGACGCTGCGGCCAAGGCGCTGGCCGGGCGTCTGCTCGGCGGGGCTTCTGACTCGCTCACCCTCGTCGAGGACATCATCAGGCGCGAGAAGATCGAGTGCTTCTGGGAGCGCAGCGGCCGCTTCGCCGGTGCCTGTACCCGCAGGCACTACGAGGAGCTCGCCGCCAAGGTTGAGATGTTCAACAAGTACGCGGACGCGCAGTGCGTCATGGTGCCGAAGGGGCAGCAGCGGGAGGAGATCGACAGCGATTTCTACCAGGGGGGAATGCTGGTGAGGCGTTCGGGCAAGTTGCACCCGGCGCTCTACTACAAGGGCCTGCTGGATGCGGCGCGGCGGTACGGGGTCCGGCTGGCGTCGGGCACGAAGGTCGAGCGGATCACCGGCAAGCGCGGGGCCTTCCGGCTGCGGACGTCGCGCGGCGAGATGACGGCGGAGCAGGTGATCGTCGCGACCAACGGCTATACCGGCGACG
Above is a genomic segment from Terriglobales bacterium containing:
- a CDS encoding FAD-binding oxidoreductase is translated as MTKGGVFHPDFKAMPWWWEAWRPQAEPPIELSPGTDVAIIGGGYAGLNAAIELARAGVGCAVMEANDFGFGASTLSGGAVSGGVSLGKGLGGKRRVSDAAAKALAGRLLGGASDSLTLVEDIIRREKIECFWERSGRFAGACTRRHYEELAAKVEMFNKYADAQCVMVPKGQQREEIDSDFYQGGMLVRRSGKLHPALYYKGLLDAARRYGVRLASGTKVERITGKRGAFRLRTSRGEMTAEQVIVATNGYTGDATPQLKRKLIPVASHIIATEELPEGLARSLIPKGRTISDTPRVLCYYRISPDGKRMLFGGRARFTAVTPEVSAPVLHRFMTDRFPQLKDAKVTHAWTGNVAFTFDFLPHMGQVQDGMHFCLGCNGSGVAMMTYL
- a CDS encoding ABC transporter permease gives rise to the protein MRRLRPGRLLLAGVAGLVYLFLQLPLLIVFPISFSSAQYLQFPPPGWSLQWYERYLNSPNWLTPTWLSLEVAVATTVLSLLLGVPLAFGLTRARFWGRDAIEKLSMAPIVVPTIVLSIALYGLFAKLRLIGVWYGIAVAHTLLALPFVVALVVAGLRDFDVNQELAALGLGASLWRAVWHVTLPQIRPSLVSAAFLAFISSFDELVVAMFLGGANMTLPKKMFDNIRMEIDPTIAAISALQIVLVSALLALAARFGRGGGMPGR
- a CDS encoding ABC transporter permease → MTPADRARRRAAAGAIVLSGPATLLLLALFAAPLLRLLALSVAGGSLAAYERVLTNELYLRVIFETFKIAAIVTLLTLALGYPVAYVMATSGRAWQLVGIAFVLLPFWTSILVRTYAWMVMLGRNGVVNRTLIGWGVIDSPLPLLNNLAGVLIGMVHVLLPYMILPVFNAVKNVDPNLVLAAVGLGAPRWRAFLRITLPLTMNGVAAGVTLVFTLSLGFFITPALLGGGRVVMVANLIEEQVRELLNWAFAGALSAILLALTLVAFWGISRMARTRSA